A single window of Ovis canadensis isolate MfBH-ARS-UI-01 breed Bighorn chromosome 17, ARS-UI_OviCan_v2, whole genome shotgun sequence DNA harbors:
- the PEBP1 gene encoding phosphatidylethanolamine-binding protein 1, which produces MPVDLSKWSGPLSLQEVDERPQHPLQVKYGGAEVDELGKVLTPTQVKNRPTSITWDGLDPGKLYTLVLTDPDAPSRKDPKYREWHHFLVVNMKGNNISSGTVLSDYVGSGPPKGTGLHRYVWLVYEQEGPLKCDEPILSNRSGDHRGKFKVASFRKKYELGTPVAGTCYQAEWDDYVPKLYEQLSGK; this is translated from the exons AGTGGATGAGCGGCCGCAGCACCCGCTGCAGGTCAAATACGGCGGGGCGGAGGTCGACGAACTGGGCAAAGTGCTGACACCCACCCAG GTTAAGAACCGGCCCACCAGCATTACATGGGATGGCCTTGATCCAGGTAAATTGTACACCTTGGTCTTGACAGATCCGGATGCTCCCAGCAGGAAGGACCCCAAATACAG GGAATGGCACCATTTCCTGGTGGTCAACATGAAGGGCAACAACATCAGCAGTGGCACGGTTCTCTCCGATTATGTGGGCTCTGGGCCTCCCAAGGGCACAG GCCTGCACCGCTACGTCTGGCTGGTTTACGAGCAGGAAGGACCACTGAAGTGTGACGAGCCCATTCTCAGCAACCGATCTGGAGACCACCGTGGCAAATTCAAGGTGGCCTCTTTCCGCAAAAAGTATGAGCTTGGGACCCCAGTGGCTGGCACGTGTTATCAGGCCGAATGGGATGATTATGTGCCCAAGCTCTATGAGCAGCTGTCTGGGAAGTAG